A stretch of the Planctomycetota bacterium genome encodes the following:
- a CDS encoding helix-hairpin-helix domain-containing protein, translated as MNAGGQTRRSFATVVVLWVIGLAAVLVMGVQSAGLGQAFGARDSVAEVHARWAAISGVEQAIAILADDARDPHPSDAFHVYERLAQDAAMDVGDRASFDIETWDREDRLAGPSDAHGRIHVSRMTAEDLFWLPSMTEDLISRIIDWADEDDDTSPLGAELGVYLSQPYPYEPRNGVPQTIEELELISGILPTDVREEDWNLNGVLDPNENDGGDTWPPDDADGELDAGWSGIITVLPSETTLGLSGEPKVRLGLGLGTGDLVARTGMSGEQAEVLGEYAALPTSSLEALVTTDLSSLRGIGNQIINADVPDLTDEQLGLLLEEAAIDGEWLDAAGPRLPGRININTVHEDVLGYAPGVTTSIADALIAERNGRPLGFRTAADLLEIPDLTRGRVQQLLSQFCFRSSTFVVRSVGRDRASGVEVEVIAVVDRSRLPVTIQDLIVR; from the coding sequence GTGAATGCCGGCGGCCAGACGCGGCGCTCCTTCGCCACGGTCGTGGTGCTGTGGGTCATCGGCCTGGCGGCCGTGCTCGTCATGGGCGTGCAGTCCGCCGGGCTGGGGCAGGCCTTCGGCGCCCGCGACAGCGTGGCCGAGGTGCACGCCCGCTGGGCGGCGATCTCCGGCGTCGAGCAGGCGATCGCGATCCTGGCCGACGACGCCCGCGATCCGCACCCCTCGGATGCGTTCCACGTCTACGAGCGGCTCGCGCAGGACGCCGCGATGGACGTTGGCGACCGGGCCTCGTTCGACATCGAGACCTGGGACCGCGAGGATCGCCTCGCCGGCCCGTCCGACGCGCACGGGCGCATCCACGTGTCCCGCATGACCGCCGAGGACCTGTTCTGGCTGCCATCGATGACCGAGGACCTGATCTCGCGGATCATCGACTGGGCCGACGAGGACGACGACACCTCGCCACTGGGCGCCGAGCTGGGCGTGTACCTCTCGCAGCCGTACCCCTACGAGCCCCGCAACGGCGTGCCGCAGACGATCGAGGAGCTGGAGCTGATCTCGGGCATCCTTCCCACGGACGTGCGCGAGGAGGACTGGAACCTCAACGGCGTGCTCGACCCCAACGAGAACGACGGCGGTGACACCTGGCCGCCCGACGACGCCGACGGCGAGCTGGACGCCGGCTGGTCGGGCATCATCACGGTGCTGCCCAGCGAGACCACGCTCGGGCTGAGCGGCGAGCCCAAGGTCCGCCTGGGTCTGGGCCTGGGGACGGGCGACCTCGTCGCGCGGACGGGGATGTCCGGCGAGCAGGCCGAGGTGCTGGGCGAGTATGCCGCCCTGCCGACGTCCTCGCTCGAGGCGCTTGTCACGACCGATCTATCGTCGCTGCGGGGCATCGGCAACCAGATCATCAACGCCGACGTGCCCGACCTGACCGACGAGCAGCTCGGGCTGCTGCTCGAGGAGGCGGCCATCGACGGCGAGTGGCTCGACGCCGCGGGCCCAAGGCTGCCGGGGCGGATCAACATCAACACCGTGCACGAAGACGTGCTGGGCTATGCGCCGGGGGTGACGACCTCGATCGCCGATGCGCTCATCGCCGAGCGCAACGGGCGACCGCTGGGATTCCGGACGGCGGCCGACCTGCTCGAGATCCCCGATCTCACGCGGGGCCGGGTGCAGCAGCTGCTGTCCCAGTTCTGCTTCCGCAGCTCGACCTTCGTGGTGCGGAGCGTGGGCCGGG
- a CDS encoding type II secretion system protein — protein MVARRRSGRGFLLVDVIVGTVLLGITLAAILSVSVRAISVQRQAGELRQAAMVADEIMSIVHAYGTEDYRTVIAARGTASPPFARYGYRVDVDEGSAGDADEVLVRVSWQSSGGRPRSFELRALIAPRLGDDPDPNRQPPEPIDR, from the coding sequence GTGGTAGCCCGCCGGCGCTCGGGGCGCGGCTTCCTGCTGGTCGACGTCATCGTCGGGACGGTGCTGCTCGGCATCACGCTGGCGGCGATCCTGTCGGTGTCGGTGCGGGCCATCTCGGTGCAGCGGCAGGCCGGCGAGCTCCGCCAGGCGGCCATGGTCGCCGACGAGATCATGTCGATCGTGCACGCGTACGGCACGGAGGACTATCGGACGGTGATCGCCGCCCGCGGCACGGCGTCGCCGCCCTTCGCCCGCTACGGCTACCGCGTGGACGTCGACGAGGGCAGCGCCGGCGACGCCGACGAGGTTCTGGTGCGGGTCTCGTGGCAATCCAGCGGTGGCCGGCCGCGTTCTTTCGAGCTGCGGGCCCTGATCGCCCCTCGCCTGGGCGACGATCCCGACCCCAACCGCCAGCCTCCGGAGCCCATCGACCGCTGA